The proteins below are encoded in one region of Myxococcales bacterium:
- a CDS encoding YeeE/YedE family protein codes for MEHFTPLTSLLGGMLIGLSSACVYLFHGRIAGVSSLLGGALRGAKADRAWRTSFLLGLLAAGLLAVQFFPDAFAVTIKRPPMVLALAGLLVGLGTQVGKGCTSGHGVCGIGRLSKRSLIATLSFMISGMLTVFVYTRLLESNLR; via the coding sequence ATGGAACATTTTACACCGCTTACTTCCTTGTTAGGTGGCATGCTTATTGGGCTCTCTTCAGCCTGTGTTTATCTTTTTCATGGACGAATCGCTGGCGTGAGCAGTTTGCTTGGCGGAGCGCTGCGTGGCGCCAAAGCCGATCGCGCTTGGCGCACGAGCTTTTTGCTTGGATTGCTAGCTGCCGGATTGCTCGCAGTCCAATTTTTTCCGGATGCATTTGCAGTGACCATCAAACGCCCTCCCATGGTGCTTGCTCTAGCAGGCTTGTTGGTTGGCCTAGGTACACAAGTCGGAAAAGGCTGCACGAGTGGTCATGGGGTTTGCGGCATTGGACGTCTGTCCAAACGATCACTAATTGCTACGCTAAGTTTTATGATCTCCGGAATGCTTACTGTTTTTGTTTATACCCGATTGCTGGAGAGCAACTTAAGATGA
- a CDS encoding YeeE/YedE family protein gives MKSLLLPVFYGLIFGFGLALSGMNQPSKVIGFLDITGHWDPSLAFVMGGAIAVYLPVYLWTRHKLSQSILGSSFSLLPAQSIDAKLVLGALCFGAGWGLSGYCPGPALSSVGAFSANAAWFSIFMVLGIMLTPKRFIA, from the coding sequence ATGAAAAGTCTTTTGCTACCTGTCTTTTACGGGCTTATTTTCGGTTTTGGTTTAGCGCTTTCGGGGATGAATCAGCCCAGTAAGGTCATTGGCTTTTTAGATATCACTGGCCACTGGGATCCAAGTCTTGCTTTTGTCATGGGTGGTGCAATAGCAGTATACCTACCGGTTTACCTATGGACGCGGCATAAGCTGTCACAGTCTATTTTAGGAAGCAGTTTTTCTCTTTTGCCCGCCCAAAGTATCGATGCGAAACTTGTGCTTGGAGCGCTTTGCTTTGGTGCGGGTTGGGGCCTTAGCGGCTACTGCCCCGGTCCAGCGCTAAGCTCAGTCGGCGCCTTCTCCGCTAACGCCGCATGGTTTAGCATCTTTATGGTGCTTGGGATCATGCTGACTCCCAAGCGATTTATTGCTTAA
- a CDS encoding pirin family protein, translating to MENNNSRQALKTVKHILSPQEEHWVGNGFFVSSILSPFVIDSQDISPFLLLDHAAPKQFSPSTQSRGVGEHPHRGFETVTFAYAGEVEHRDSFGGGGIIGPGDVQWMTAASGLVHEEMHSKEFTRQGGLFEMVQLWVNLPAKLKMISPKYQSLLDKDFPRITLESAIARLIAGELKQQKGPAHTHTPIRVFDLHFEQDGESRFAATPGHTLLALLRTGSVKTKNGEHARERDIFVFDKKSEGDVVFEGSKGSSLLILEGQALDEPVVAHGPFVMNTTDEIRAAIRDFQSGKMGRLS from the coding sequence ATGGAAAACAACAATTCTAGACAAGCCTTGAAAACAGTAAAACACATCCTTTCCCCCCAGGAAGAGCACTGGGTTGGTAATGGCTTTTTTGTAAGCTCAATTCTCTCTCCTTTTGTGATCGATTCTCAGGATATCAGCCCTTTTCTGCTTTTAGATCACGCTGCACCAAAACAATTTTCACCCTCGACTCAAAGCCGTGGGGTTGGGGAGCATCCACACCGTGGCTTTGAGACTGTTACTTTTGCCTACGCTGGCGAAGTCGAGCATCGCGACTCGTTTGGCGGTGGTGGCATTATCGGCCCAGGCGATGTGCAGTGGATGACCGCCGCATCCGGTCTCGTGCATGAGGAAATGCATTCAAAAGAATTCACTCGACAAGGCGGCTTGTTTGAGATGGTGCAACTCTGGGTCAACCTCCCAGCGAAGTTAAAGATGATAAGTCCCAAATATCAATCCTTGCTCGATAAAGACTTTCCACGCATCACGCTCGAAAGCGCAATCGCTCGCCTGATCGCCGGCGAACTTAAACAACAAAAAGGCCCAGCGCATACTCACACCCCCATTCGAGTGTTTGATCTGCATTTCGAGCAAGACGGAGAGAGTCGATTTGCAGCGACGCCAGGACATACCTTGCTTGCACTGCTGCGCACTGGCTCCGTGAAGACAAAGAACGGTGAGCATGCTCGTGAACGGGATATTTTTGTTTTTGATAAGAAGAGCGAAGGCGATGTTGTGTTTGAGGGATCAAAAGGCAGTTCTCTACTCATCCTTGAAGGCCAAGCCTTAGATGAGCCCGTCGTCGCGCACGGGCCCTTTGTGATGAACACCACGGATGAAATCCGAGCAGCCATTCGAGATTTTCAGTCTGGAAAAATGGGTCGATTGAGTTGA
- a CDS encoding NAD(P)H-binding protein yields MILSLAASGDAFSQGIRYLQFNLFAMDLQSQNLRLFVAGATGFTGRHLVKLACASEIHTTAHIRPDSTRSEQWIALFKQAGARVDQSIFSLKALETTLSKLQPTHVFCLIGTTQRRRLRALLKGTKAGSYEQVDYGLTKLLLDATRASAPDARFVWISATGASPHAFNRYLRIRAKTEKAISESGLNYTIVRPSFITGPDRDESRPLEQVGAWLVDRCLKLFACLGLDHLVKRFSSMHASELARILLERCSNAEPPHHLMKSHELYELSHVRYLETKAILNKRTAEDSKPV; encoded by the coding sequence GTGATTCTCAGTTTAGCTGCCTCGGGGGATGCTTTTTCTCAGGGGATCCGTTATCTACAATTCAACCTTTTTGCGATGGATCTTCAAAGCCAAAATCTCCGCCTTTTTGTGGCTGGCGCCACGGGTTTTACCGGAAGGCATCTTGTCAAACTAGCGTGTGCATCGGAAATCCACACCACGGCACACATTCGGCCGGACTCTACGCGCAGCGAGCAATGGATCGCTTTATTCAAGCAGGCAGGAGCTCGTGTGGATCAGAGCATCTTCTCACTCAAGGCACTGGAAACTACGCTCAGCAAGCTACAGCCTACGCATGTGTTTTGCTTGATTGGCACGACCCAAAGGCGTCGCCTACGCGCGCTACTCAAAGGGACTAAAGCCGGAAGCTATGAGCAAGTTGATTATGGGCTCACCAAGCTATTATTAGACGCCACACGCGCAAGCGCTCCGGATGCTCGCTTTGTTTGGATTTCAGCCACGGGAGCGAGCCCACATGCCTTCAATCGTTATTTGCGCATTCGTGCAAAAACAGAAAAAGCCATCAGCGAAAGTGGGCTTAACTACACCATTGTCCGTCCATCGTTTATTACCGGTCCCGATCGCGATGAGAGCCGCCCCTTAGAGCAGGTGGGAGCATGGTTAGTCGATCGTTGTCTTAAACTGTTCGCGTGCTTGGGCCTAGACCATCTCGTAAAACGCTTCTCTTCGATGCATGCATCGGAGCTCGCCCGTATCTTGCTTGAACGATGTTCGAATGCCGAGCCGCCGCATCACCTCATGAAGTCCCATGAGCTTTATGAACTCAGCCATGTTCGTTACCTTGAAACAAAAGCAATTCTTAACAAGAGGACGGCAGAGGATTCCAAGCCCGTCTAA
- a CDS encoding glycosyltransferase encodes MWILLFLTLPVCAFLLITGIFGHHLNKNLKKVTQAKALLDDANLPELSLVIPVRNEAQTLPQAVDSVLAIDYPKLQIIYVDDRSDDESPTILDNYAKNDPRMTVLHLDTLKEGWLGKVRALHTGFEQATGEWVLASDADLCFSPQLTRYALSLAVEQKLDHLAIMPKMLAKGFWYRLSLCAFGAAFMLLVRPKALMDPQSKAYTGIGAFNLIRRSRFDRSKGFEWLRLEVADDMGLGMLIKQAHGRSMLVRSCGLLTVSWYPNLKAMMHGLEKNLFAVTCGYSYLRLLATVILVLMLFFTPWLALFQPWFDWLSVVALLAIASNAYYNLSVSRISGMPTPIALFAPLGLWTLLYALMISAYKTWKQDGIYWRESFYSLDTLRKGRRVKL; translated from the coding sequence ATGTGGATACTCCTTTTTCTAACCTTGCCTGTCTGTGCTTTTTTGCTGATCACGGGAATCTTTGGTCACCATTTAAATAAAAACCTAAAAAAAGTAACACAAGCTAAGGCCTTGCTCGATGATGCGAACTTACCTGAGCTAAGCTTGGTTATTCCGGTAAGGAATGAAGCCCAAACTCTACCGCAAGCTGTTGATTCGGTTCTGGCCATCGATTATCCAAAACTTCAGATCATTTACGTTGACGATCGCTCGGACGATGAAAGTCCCACCATCCTTGATAACTATGCGAAAAATGATCCACGGATGACGGTCCTGCATTTGGATACCTTGAAAGAGGGCTGGTTAGGCAAAGTTCGCGCCCTGCACACGGGCTTTGAGCAAGCAACGGGCGAATGGGTCTTAGCGAGTGATGCTGACCTTTGCTTTTCACCACAACTCACTCGTTATGCTCTTAGCTTGGCAGTCGAGCAAAAACTGGATCACCTTGCCATAATGCCCAAAATGCTGGCCAAAGGTTTTTGGTATCGCCTATCTTTATGCGCTTTTGGAGCTGCGTTCATGTTGCTGGTGCGTCCCAAAGCGCTGATGGATCCACAATCCAAAGCCTATACGGGCATTGGAGCGTTTAACCTCATTCGACGGTCCCGTTTCGATCGATCCAAAGGCTTTGAATGGCTACGTTTGGAAGTGGCCGATGATATGGGTCTCGGCATGCTGATCAAACAGGCACATGGACGATCGATGTTGGTACGGAGCTGTGGACTGCTAACCGTGAGCTGGTATCCGAATCTAAAAGCCATGATGCACGGCTTAGAAAAGAATCTGTTTGCCGTGACTTGCGGATACAGCTACCTGCGCTTGCTGGCGACGGTTATCCTTGTGTTGATGCTGTTCTTTACGCCGTGGCTAGCTCTTTTTCAGCCATGGTTTGACTGGCTCAGCGTTGTGGCGCTTTTGGCTATCGCTTCCAACGCTTACTATAATCTAAGCGTCTCGCGAATTTCCGGAATGCCTACTCCTATTGCTTTGTTTGCGCCTCTCGGTCTATGGACCTTACTGTATGCGCTCATGATATCGGCATACAAAACATGGAAACAAGATGGCATTTATTGGCGAGAGAGCTTTTACAGCCTTGATACACTTCGCAAGGGGCGTCGCGTTAAACTCTGA
- a CDS encoding dihydroorotate dehydrogenase-like protein, giving the protein MDLSTNYLGLKLENPLVPSSSPLMRSRDDLKRMEDAGAAAVVLHSLFEEQITQESHNLDGYLNQGAEISAEAISYFPEAPDYQTGPAEYLEHLAWAKKSLSIPVIGSLNGISNSGWIDYAKNIEQSGADALELNVYYLATDLGLTGLQVETMYLDILKHVRSAVSIPIAMKLSPYFSSTAHMAKQLTDAGVNGLVLFNRFYQPDLDPETLEVVPHLVLSGSDELRLPLRWIAILYGRIQADLALTTGVHRSEDVIKGLMAGAKITMMASELLRNGIGRITELRSELQEWLIEHEYESVKQMQGSMSQMNCAEPGAFERANYMRVLSSFSTDTL; this is encoded by the coding sequence ATGGATCTTAGCACAAACTACCTGGGCCTTAAGTTAGAAAACCCGCTAGTGCCGTCCTCTTCGCCTTTGATGCGTAGTCGTGATGACCTCAAGCGCATGGAGGATGCAGGCGCTGCTGCTGTTGTACTTCACTCGTTGTTTGAAGAGCAAATCACCCAGGAGAGTCATAATCTGGATGGCTATCTCAATCAGGGTGCGGAGATTTCGGCAGAGGCCATAAGCTATTTTCCTGAGGCACCTGATTATCAAACGGGCCCGGCGGAATATCTCGAGCATTTGGCGTGGGCTAAAAAATCACTTTCGATTCCCGTGATAGGAAGCCTCAACGGCATTTCAAACAGCGGTTGGATCGATTACGCAAAGAACATAGAACAGTCAGGCGCTGATGCTTTGGAGCTCAACGTTTACTATCTTGCCACAGATCTGGGCCTAACTGGACTGCAGGTCGAGACGATGTATCTTGATATTCTCAAACATGTTCGCTCGGCGGTATCCATTCCGATTGCAATGAAGCTTAGCCCTTACTTTAGTTCAACTGCTCACATGGCCAAACAACTTACGGATGCTGGAGTGAATGGCTTGGTGCTATTTAATCGTTTTTACCAGCCCGATTTGGATCCTGAAACTCTTGAAGTTGTTCCTCATTTGGTCTTAAGTGGCTCGGATGAGTTGCGTTTGCCGCTCCGTTGGATAGCGATTCTTTATGGACGTATTCAAGCTGATTTGGCGCTCACTACAGGCGTGCATCGTAGCGAAGACGTTATCAAAGGCCTGATGGCTGGCGCGAAGATTACCATGATGGCTTCGGAGCTGTTGCGAAATGGCATTGGCCGCATTACGGAACTACGTTCTGAACTCCAAGAATGGCTGATCGAGCATGAGTACGAGTCTGTGAAACAAATGCAGGGCAGTATGAGTCAGATGAACTGCGCTGAGCCTGGAGCCTTTGAGCGAGCCAACTACATGCGTGTTCTGAGCTCGTTTTCGACCGATACCTTGTAA
- a CDS encoding thioredoxin, whose product MSWFSNLFASKRVMPTSLCDENFDAQVLKSDRLTLVDFWSPGCAPCKQLEDVIIGIASDKAETVKVCELNITDGMQIAARYGVRGTPTVIYF is encoded by the coding sequence ATGAGTTGGTTTTCAAACCTGTTTGCTTCCAAGCGTGTCATGCCAACCTCGCTCTGTGATGAAAACTTTGATGCTCAGGTACTAAAATCCGATAGACTTACTTTGGTTGATTTTTGGTCGCCAGGTTGTGCGCCCTGTAAACAACTTGAAGATGTGATTATTGGCATTGCAAGTGACAAAGCGGAGACTGTTAAGGTTTGTGAGCTTAACATCACCGACGGGATGCAAATTGCGGCGCGTTACGGAGTACGGGGCACACCGACCGTTATCTATTTTTAA
- a CDS encoding AAA family ATPase, which translates to MQDPQVAISSEQLPRAQEVMHRMMARLRAAIVGRDDVIELISIALFADGHVLLEDYPGSGKTTLARALGQGISRAERSSAFGAFRRIQFTPDLLPSDITGASVFDPERSSLSFRPGPLFAHVVLADEINRTSPKVQSAMLEAMAEKQVTVDNQTYPLDELFFVIATQNPRDVAGTYPLPTPQLDRFLFCIRMKHISREAELRVLARYPETSLQTAARLAQVSREEILAVRKLLRESVFVSPAIQEGLVELATTLRSDARVVQGVSTRSLVLMLPALQARALVHGRDFVSPDDVAVLSPFVFAHRLDCVPGIGDESQVVSECLQPVLEMLARTTLKR; encoded by the coding sequence ATGCAAGATCCACAGGTCGCGATAAGTTCTGAGCAACTCCCAAGGGCACAAGAAGTGATGCATCGGATGATGGCCCGCCTTCGTGCCGCGATTGTCGGTCGCGACGATGTCATCGAGCTCATTAGTATCGCGCTATTTGCCGATGGTCATGTCCTTCTTGAGGACTATCCTGGTTCCGGAAAAACCACCTTGGCACGTGCGTTGGGACAAGGCATCTCCCGGGCTGAGCGTAGTAGCGCGTTTGGAGCATTTAGGCGCATTCAGTTTACGCCTGATCTACTGCCCAGCGATATTACTGGCGCGAGTGTGTTTGATCCTGAGCGTTCTTCGTTGAGTTTTCGGCCTGGACCTTTGTTTGCGCATGTGGTGTTGGCGGATGAGATTAACCGCACCTCGCCCAAAGTCCAATCGGCCATGCTTGAAGCAATGGCGGAAAAACAGGTGACCGTTGATAACCAGACTTATCCACTGGATGAACTGTTTTTTGTGATTGCAACACAAAATCCGCGCGATGTTGCTGGCACCTATCCTTTACCGACACCACAGCTGGATCGCTTTTTGTTCTGTATCCGCATGAAACATATTAGTCGTGAAGCCGAGCTCAGGGTGCTTGCTCGCTATCCAGAAACCAGTTTGCAGACAGCTGCGCGCTTAGCGCAAGTAAGCCGTGAAGAAATCCTTGCGGTGCGAAAACTTTTACGAGAAAGTGTCTTTGTTTCGCCAGCGATTCAAGAAGGTCTTGTTGAACTTGCAACGACTTTGCGTTCAGATGCACGCGTTGTTCAGGGGGTTTCAACGCGTTCTTTGGTGTTGATGCTGCCAGCTTTGCAGGCTAGGGCGTTAGTGCATGGACGTGACTTTGTCAGTCCAGACGATGTTGCAGTTTTGTCGCCCTTCGTTTTTGCTCATCGCTTGGACTGCGTTCCGGGCATCGGCGATGAGAGCCAAGTGGTTAGCGAGTGTTTGCAACCAGTGCTTGAGATGCTGGCACGAACCACCCTTAAGCGATGA
- a CDS encoding transglutaminase domain-containing protein, whose amino-acid sequence MVHFQLFDASECRHGSSAWRCHCALVVEKARASCCSRADFCSAFLLGLFVRSWILSSLSFVSFLDTTSRFAFAQDLGFFICCYSVALMARSLALRFRYFVLLEIALVCVSFTQLLAAHRYGSINRPFELADPLLTQGKDPALAILLIGVAVSLLAFFVINRAKGLWRALSMGLFFLLILGVVVAGTQVLGLPTPSVAGDALGLRGKNKQQGQQKKNKEQSGKGQHSTEEMEFRDNYNDEADRSPVAVVLFHDDYSPPQGVYYFRQNAFSQYNGRRLVTTTRDDVDTDIAPGFPTTSFAIPHDFVVAGVRKDLKTTMALLADHSRPPGLESPISLTATENSNPSRFLRSYEVESAALDTEYLALIGAEAGKKEWTASEWKYYLAAPKDPRYDKLAQSIVDEMPEALKSDPMAKSVAVVSWLGSHGTYSLRHGYANAEDPTAAFLFGEKIGYCIHFAHAAVYLLRQLGIPSRVATGYAINEAARQGGSALLLSSADSHAWPEVYFQDLGWIVMDIFPEQSLDSPPPPPDPDLQRLLGSCCAESVLCKWARILRQPKPVAF is encoded by the coding sequence ATGGTCCATTTCCAGCTTTTCGATGCGAGTGAGTGCCGGCACGGGAGCAGTGCTTGGCGTTGTCACTGCGCACTTGTTGTTGAAAAAGCGCGTGCGTCTTGCTGCTCTCGTGCTGATTTCTGTTCTGCTTTTCTTTTGGGTTTGTTTGTTCGTAGCTGGATACTGTCCTCGCTCTCTTTTGTTTCTTTTCTCGATACAACTTCGCGTTTTGCTTTTGCTCAAGACCTTGGTTTTTTTATTTGTTGCTATTCCGTTGCGCTTATGGCTCGGAGTTTGGCTTTGCGCTTCCGTTATTTTGTGCTGCTAGAGATAGCGCTTGTGTGTGTAAGTTTTACCCAGTTGCTAGCCGCTCATCGTTATGGATCCATCAACCGCCCCTTCGAACTTGCTGACCCCTTATTGACGCAGGGCAAGGATCCGGCTCTGGCCATTTTGTTGATTGGCGTGGCCGTCTCGCTGCTAGCTTTTTTTGTCATCAATCGAGCGAAAGGCTTGTGGCGAGCCTTAAGCATGGGGCTTTTCTTTTTGTTGATACTCGGAGTCGTGGTTGCCGGCACGCAGGTGTTGGGACTGCCGACGCCATCGGTTGCTGGAGATGCGCTGGGCCTTCGTGGAAAGAACAAACAACAAGGCCAGCAAAAAAAGAACAAAGAACAATCGGGCAAAGGCCAGCATAGTACCGAAGAAATGGAGTTTCGTGACAACTACAACGACGAAGCCGACCGCTCACCGGTTGCCGTGGTCTTATTTCACGATGATTATTCACCGCCCCAAGGCGTTTACTACTTTAGACAAAACGCTTTCAGTCAGTACAACGGCCGACGTTTGGTCACCACTACGCGTGACGATGTCGATACAGATATTGCTCCAGGTTTTCCGACCACCTCGTTTGCGATACCACACGATTTTGTTGTAGCGGGCGTTCGCAAAGATCTAAAAACAACGATGGCCTTGTTGGCGGATCATTCAAGACCTCCTGGGCTCGAGTCGCCGATTAGCTTAACAGCAACCGAAAACAGTAATCCATCACGGTTTTTAAGAAGCTACGAGGTCGAGTCGGCCGCTCTGGATACTGAATACTTAGCCCTAATAGGAGCTGAAGCTGGAAAGAAAGAATGGACGGCTTCGGAGTGGAAGTACTATTTGGCGGCGCCCAAAGATCCTCGTTACGACAAGCTGGCCCAGAGCATTGTGGATGAGATGCCAGAAGCCCTAAAGAGCGATCCGATGGCCAAATCCGTTGCTGTGGTCAGTTGGCTAGGCTCTCACGGCACCTACAGTTTACGGCACGGTTACGCGAACGCGGAAGATCCAACAGCTGCTTTTTTGTTTGGGGAAAAAATAGGCTATTGCATTCATTTTGCGCACGCGGCCGTCTACCTTTTGCGCCAGCTCGGCATTCCCTCACGTGTAGCAACCGGCTATGCGATTAATGAAGCTGCCAGACAGGGAGGCTCAGCTCTACTGCTCAGCAGCGCAGATTCACATGCTTGGCCGGAAGTTTATTTTCAAGACCTCGGTTGGATCGTGATGGACATCTTTCCGGAGCAAAGTCTTGATTCGCCACCACCACCGCCTGATCCGGATCTGCAGCGATTATTGGGGAGCTGCTGCGCGGAGAGCGTCCTTTGCAAATGGGCAAGGATTCTCCGGCAGCCAAAGCCAGTCGCTTTTTAA
- a CDS encoding DUF58 domain-containing protein has protein sequence MKNKGSSKGKLLKGIARTTHTVRNLFPLSSLGFSLLVLAPFALQWWGLRQMDLVVLVLSYSALALLGFSVLSTVTVALLSHLRLRRLRCKALSLETCLQVETDFALKAVSWLPWVDLRWQWYEPNIAELDCINRSRVLHERVRLLERGQYKNLKRRFFIQDILGLSRIVFESAQLLELKVLPWTGALDRSPLLSAYAGGEDLAHPRGLAEGDRVELRRYNPGDPARLIHWKLFARTRKLMTRFPERAFSKTTKVLAYLVEGPNDDASAAVARVAIEQQALGEDWLFGADGSSELAVDVAKALELIQLSKQRNKEKKTELRQFVSAQRKLGFSSLLVFCPPTQQGEWLEQLRECISEFAAGVHVVIGIDGAPQEHPPKLLTRFLFNANRSDVFTKTELQELLISLKKMGASVDILDRKSGDSYLHSMSDKRELRRSA, from the coding sequence GTGAAGAACAAAGGCTCATCGAAAGGAAAGTTGCTGAAAGGCATTGCAAGGACTACCCACACCGTTCGCAATTTGTTTCCGTTGAGTTCCCTTGGCTTTTCGCTGCTCGTGCTTGCTCCCTTTGCTCTTCAATGGTGGGGGCTTCGGCAAATGGACCTTGTCGTGCTCGTGCTGTCCTATTCCGCGCTTGCTTTGCTTGGCTTTTCCGTACTGAGCACGGTGACTGTTGCATTGCTCTCGCACCTTCGCTTGCGACGGCTTCGATGCAAGGCCCTTAGCCTTGAGACCTGTCTGCAGGTGGAAACAGATTTTGCGCTCAAAGCGGTCTCTTGGCTCCCGTGGGTTGATTTGAGGTGGCAGTGGTATGAGCCCAATATCGCGGAGCTTGATTGTATTAATAGAAGCCGTGTGCTGCATGAGCGTGTTCGTCTTTTGGAGCGTGGCCAGTACAAAAACCTTAAGCGTCGTTTTTTTATCCAAGATATTCTGGGCTTGAGTCGGATTGTTTTTGAATCCGCGCAGCTGCTTGAGTTAAAGGTATTGCCATGGACAGGCGCATTGGATCGCAGTCCGCTGCTAAGTGCCTACGCTGGAGGGGAAGACCTGGCACATCCACGAGGGCTCGCCGAAGGAGACCGTGTCGAGCTCCGTCGCTACAACCCCGGGGATCCTGCACGCCTCATTCATTGGAAGCTTTTTGCGCGCACGCGTAAACTGATGACGCGTTTTCCCGAACGGGCGTTTAGCAAAACGACAAAAGTGTTAGCTTATTTGGTTGAGGGGCCTAACGATGATGCAAGTGCAGCCGTAGCGCGCGTTGCGATCGAACAACAGGCTTTGGGGGAAGACTGGTTGTTTGGTGCCGATGGTAGCTCGGAGCTTGCCGTTGACGTTGCAAAAGCATTGGAGCTTATCCAGCTTTCAAAACAACGGAACAAGGAAAAGAAGACCGAACTACGTCAATTTGTGTCTGCTCAACGCAAACTTGGTTTTTCCAGTTTGTTGGTGTTTTGTCCCCCAACCCAACAGGGCGAGTGGCTTGAACAGTTGCGGGAGTGTATCAGTGAGTTTGCCGCGGGCGTGCATGTCGTCATAGGGATCGACGGCGCGCCACAGGAACATCCTCCGAAGCTATTGACGCGTTTTCTTTTCAATGCAAACAGATCCGATGTCTTTACGAAGACCGAGTTGCAAGAGCTACTCATTTCGCTTAAGAAAATGGGTGCGAGTGTTGATATCCTTGACCGGAAAAGTGGAGACAGCTACCTGCATTCCATGAGCGATAAACGTGAGCTAAGGCGGAGCGCTTAA
- a CDS encoding TPM domain-containing protein has protein sequence MPTAIRAVLRRWTVGALASMLALLCFLPNSAGALDPPALNARVTDLAGVLGAGARSELEKKLAAYEQQTGHQFAFLSVPTLDGDPIEDFSIRTVEQWKLGDKKRDDGLLFLLAVQERRMRIEVGYGLEGAIPDALAKRIIDQYATPSFRAQNFAEGINAVFDALMKAAKGESLGPPPRAKQRRQGPGWMLLLLPLFFFSMVSRMLPKAARIPIMVVAGGLLGFFILHGIIGFLSGLFFGSIFSASPRAGAGGMYYGGGFGGGGGFGGGGGFGGGGGGFGGGGASGGW, from the coding sequence ATGCCTACTGCGATACGAGCGGTGCTACGAAGATGGACAGTCGGTGCGCTCGCTTCGATGCTTGCACTTCTTTGTTTCCTTCCGAACTCGGCAGGTGCCCTTGATCCACCAGCCCTTAATGCACGGGTTACCGATCTAGCGGGGGTGCTTGGCGCCGGCGCACGCTCCGAGCTTGAGAAAAAGCTTGCTGCTTATGAACAGCAAACCGGCCATCAGTTTGCGTTTTTGAGTGTGCCCACCTTGGATGGCGATCCCATCGAAGATTTTTCGATTCGCACCGTTGAGCAATGGAAACTGGGTGATAAAAAGCGGGATGACGGGCTGCTTTTTTTGCTCGCGGTTCAGGAAAGGCGCATGCGCATTGAAGTGGGCTACGGTTTAGAGGGAGCCATCCCGGATGCCCTAGCCAAGCGCATCATTGACCAGTATGCTACGCCATCGTTTCGCGCTCAAAACTTTGCTGAAGGCATCAATGCAGTTTTCGATGCGCTCATGAAAGCAGCCAAGGGCGAATCGCTCGGGCCACCGCCACGCGCTAAGCAACGCAGGCAGGGCCCGGGGTGGATGCTCTTGCTTTTGCCGCTTTTCTTTTTCAGCATGGTCTCTCGCATGCTGCCTAAGGCAGCGCGCATTCCCATTATGGTTGTTGCGGGCGGATTGCTTGGCTTTTTTATTTTGCACGGCATCATCGGCTTCCTTTCGGGCCTTTTCTTCGGCTCGATCTTTTCCGCATCGCCGCGCGCAGGAGCCGGAGGCATGTACTACGGTGGTGGCTTCGGTGGAGGTGGCGGCTTTGGCGGTGGCGGTGGTTTCGGCGGTGGAGGCGGCGGCTTTGGCGGCGGCGGCGCTTCGGGGGGATGGTAG
- a CDS encoding LemA family protein, giving the protein MKHKLLFFFLLPAVFASGCGFNAVIERDEDVKASWAEVENQYQRRAELVPNLVKTVKGAADFEQDTLQNVIEARSKVSSMQVDSSILDDPARFKQFEQAQAKLSGALSRLLVTVERYPDLKASQAYRDLMVQLEGTENRIAVARRRFIESVAEYNKVVLRFPSMIGARMRGKETRPTFEGTIEGADRAPEVKFE; this is encoded by the coding sequence ATGAAACATAAACTTCTATTCTTTTTCTTGCTGCCTGCTGTGTTTGCTTCGGGTTGTGGTTTCAACGCTGTTATCGAGCGCGACGAAGACGTCAAAGCATCGTGGGCGGAAGTTGAAAACCAATACCAACGCCGAGCGGAGCTTGTGCCCAATCTGGTCAAGACCGTTAAAGGGGCAGCTGATTTCGAGCAAGATACTTTGCAAAACGTGATTGAAGCACGCTCCAAGGTATCGAGCATGCAGGTTGATTCGAGCATCCTTGATGATCCGGCGCGCTTTAAACAATTTGAGCAAGCTCAAGCTAAGCTTTCAGGCGCCTTGTCGCGTTTACTCGTTACCGTCGAGCGCTATCCCGATCTTAAAGCCTCGCAAGCCTATCGTGATTTGATGGTGCAGCTCGAGGGCACGGAAAACCGCATTGCAGTGGCGCGCCGTCGCTTTATTGAATCGGTTGCTGAGTACAACAAAGTGGTGTTGCGCTTTCCCAGCATGATTGGCGCGAGAATGCGGGGCAAAGAAACCAGGCCTACCTTTGAAGGCACGATTGAAGGCGCTGACCGAGCCCCTGAAGTAAAGTTCGAGTAG